tagaatatatataaataaaggatgaaattggtaaaaaaggatatatattaaaagaataactaaTGGACTAAAAActacttaaaaaatttaaaatgaagataataaaatgaaatatatcaGGTTGTCTAAAAATTTATACCCATTacgttaaaaaataatacacttTATATATAGATGtagaagaaaactaaaatttataataagtaaacattttatatgttaattataatttaatatgtgatatataatgtatattttgatatgaaatatttttaattattgacaattttcaaaataaaatcaattaaaaaataaaattaaaaaaaaaatcgaaagataaaagattaagaattgtgtttaaaaaaatggttttactGAAAACAAATTCTATAAAcgtttattttcaaaataatactcCAAAATTGTAAaacagttattttaatttatatgataccgctttttgttttttttacaaaatttatcaacctacattttattttataactatgttgttaaatataacaaatatttatttaatgactAAGTGTTGTGCCCATGTACAGCAATGACCATTGACCAAACCTTCCAACTAAAATATCAAATcctataaacaaatttcatcatTGTTTATCAttccattaaaacaaaataaaaaaatgagctgtgacttcaaatcttcaaataaaattaattataaattataaaatttagcatACACCCCCACAGATATTTCAACACATTGAACATTACATCTAATAGTActaaaataagttatttgacattattttataagatttgaaTTAACTTtctaatatgaatttaaaaaaaattgataaagaatttataaccaaaaataaactcggtttaattataaaatggaaGTAAATCTTAAATTGTTCAAGTGGAGGGAAAAAATGTAGCGCACTAAAATCTGAAAATCTTATCAGCCGTTCATCTATCAGGCTTTAATTGAAAACTCATCAATCTGGAGCCATTAAATTCTATTCAATTTTAATCAATCGTGTCCGTCGATGTTTTGCTTGATACAGAAGATAGAATATCCATGTCATGCATCCGCGGCAAACCCCCTTAACCAATAAGAACGCGAGAAGCtttctatatattaataatCTCTGCAGACTCTTTTCATTCACAGCTTCAACTATTGTAGCTTTAACACTTTCAATTCCCAATTCGAAACCCTAGTTTCTTTAGGATTGTTCTATTTTCAGTCGGCTATGGCACCAAAGGCAGACAAGAAGCCAGCGGAGAAGAAGCCCGCAGAAGAGAAGAAGTCCACAGTGGGAGATAAGGCTCCGGCGGAGAAGAAGCCGAAGGCTGGAAAGAAACTTCCGAAAGAGGGAGGTGCCAGTGGtgacaagaagaagaagagaagcaaGAAGAGTGTGGAGACATACAAGATCTACATCTTCAAGGTTCTGAAACAGGTTCACCCTGACATTGGTATCTCAAGCAAGGCCATGGGCATCATGAACAGTTTCATCAATGATATCTTCGAGAAACTTGCCCAAGAATCTTCTAGGCTTGCTCGCTACAACAAGAAGCCTACCATCACTTCAAGGGAAATCCAGACTGCGGTAAGGCTTGTGCTGCCCGGTGAATTGGCCAAACATGCCGTCTCAGAAGGAACTAAGGCTGTTACCAAGTTCACTAGCTCTTGAACTAAGTAACCTCTTGCTTTCAGGATTTTCTATGTGTCTGTTAGGCCTATTGTTAGATTGATTCggtagatatatttttaattgaagaaacAGCCTTGGGTTGATCTTATGTATGGAAGTGGTGTGGTTGGAATTGTAGggttttattttgttggtaaAGCATATGTAATTGGTGTTGTGGGTGGTATTATTATTCGAAATTCTGTAACTCCTTGTGCTTATGTGTAAAGTAACCTTTGGTAAATTATTCTTCTGAGTTTTCTATTTGGTTCCATGGATAAATTTCTTTGTTAAACTTTTGGCAATATTTTATTTGACATGTTATGTTAGTGGGGTGAACAATATTGAATGGTATGATGCATGCATGAAAGTGTTTGATATATACTTGTGTCTACATGTAAATGCTGTTTAATATCTTTGGGTAATTGTTGGATCATTTAAACTGTCTTTGATAATGTTTATGATATGATTTCAATTAGGTTTTTTATCATTGATAAAAGTTTGTATCTATTTGTGCAAAGATTGAAAATTGCTTTTATCTCCTCTACTATGATAAGCTTGTTTTGGTTGAACTCTTGTTGGAATCTGAGATGTGAAACAATTTGTTTGAAACTAGAGGGGATTACACatgttaatttcaattttgttaaagaTATTGATCTATCTGAATGTATGTTTTTGAGGgcatttaaaagatatttttctcAAGCtttatgtattttgtttaaagCTAGTTTTGGTCTATTTATATAGTTTTGGTCCAATTTGTTCAAAGTTCTTAATGACACACACTACATGATTTTTTGTGGTCTGAAAAACCTTAGTTTTTATTTCTGCAAATTATTCCATTTActagttaatttaataattaattttgtgaaagcaaattttttatttttcacttttcaatGTAATCATGTTTCATTTATGCCTAGATTATCATTTATCCACAAACAATTCATTTTGCTGTAAGTAACTAAACTTTTaggaaaaaaatcaaacataacatTTTGTTAAATGATATCATTTTTTGTATAGTATACAGCAAAAATGGTGTTACAGAGTCCAATacttgataaaattttattttgtaaatttttttattaatcgtCCTAGAATAACTAAATTTAtgttactaatatttttattttcattctacaCTAATACCTTTTATCAAAATACAAGCATTCAAAACATTAGtcattacaatttttaatttgtgcaatttgtattaattgcaaaatgtttataaaaattcaattgattACTTGACTTGATCAGGACTTattgaaaatattcaaaattagttAGGAATTAATATGTAATCATCAAAAGTATATGGAGACTAACTtgtatataatgaaaattatgcaATGACTAATTTgtaattgatatatattatggactaattt
This DNA window, taken from Vigna radiata var. radiata cultivar VC1973A chromosome 5, Vradiata_ver6, whole genome shotgun sequence, encodes the following:
- the LOC106760810 gene encoding probable histone H2B.1, with the protein product MAPKADKKPAEKKPAEEKKSTVGDKAPAEKKPKAGKKLPKEGGASGDKKKKRSKKSVETYKIYIFKVLKQVHPDIGISSKAMGIMNSFINDIFEKLAQESSRLARYNKKPTITSREIQTAVRLVLPGELAKHAVSEGTKAVTKFTSS